Below is a window of Impatiens glandulifera chromosome 2, dImpGla2.1, whole genome shotgun sequence DNA.
taataaaataaataatatttttaattcttaatttttatatataaattgattttttaaagtaaattgTATACAATCATAAAATAGAAAACATGAcataattatgttttgaattGTTTATAAACATGACATAATATTATTCCACAATTAAAAAGGAAGAAatcataaaattgtttatatataaaaatacattttcatgAATCATTATGTTagtaagataaaaaaaaaatggagaaaataGAAAACACTCCTATATATTCAGTTTACAAgttatccaaaaataaaaaatatttttttatccgtTATAACAATAAAGAAAACTATAACATATTTAGCAAAAGTAATCATGGTTTTCAAAGGCATTTTGTCTGAAAGATTAAAAGGAAAAAATGTATTatcatcttctttctcttcttaaCTCAATTACGGAGAGTATTAAGCCAGCAATACTTTAtacgataaaaaaaaaacacatcatCCATCATTATTTGCAGGATAATAGTTTTTTTCATCAATGATCGAGAATTAGAAGCCAAAACGATCTAAATAAAACACAAAGTTTATGTAGCTTATTGATGATATTATTCATGAATAAAAGAAAGACTTACACCTAGCTGAGCTCAAGAAATCTtgaccaaactcaaaataagtTGATCATTTTCTTTGTGTAATTCAATTATAGATAAGTTAAAATGTAAACTAGCTTTAAGTTATGAGATTGTGTCTCTTTGTTTATTATGATAAGATTCATATGATTCATTTCTCTTTGATATAAGCTTTTGGGTCCAAGAAATTCTCTATCACAATTTCTAATCATATTTGTCAAATTAACACTTTTAAAAACAAGATCATATTTTGGGTACAAGTTTAGATATTTTGTAAgaagataaaatgaaatttcatGTCATATTAGTCCAATGCACACTAAGTGACATGgtaaaaacttaattttgacACTATATGATCGTCTCTGTCTACCTATCTTGAAGTCTTCGTGAGATAAATTTAGCCccaaaataagataaaaaaagatTGTCATATTTTTTCTCAAGTCTAGCCTACAATTTACAATAAGCAAAACATTAATTATTGACAAAACAATCATACAAATATCTATaggaatgaaaattttcaaactattCCTCTGTACATAACACTTGTAGCTGTTACAACTCATTTTTACCACTTATGTTTGAATCAGAAATTATCAGTGCAGAAAGTCTACTCAAATTATAATCATATTTCTCAAATTAAGACTTTTTATCAACAAGATCAAAATGCAAGTCCTCAAGATCACATTTGTACATTTGAAAATTCAATCCTcaaattcaaaaatttaaattttgagcaCTAAATCAAGCAAATAACTCAAATTCTAAGTCCCAAAAACTATTTTGGCCTTTTCAAATTTGGTACTAAGCCATAGATCATACATATTTTTTTGACTGACTtaatatttctaataattattttatacttatgCAATTTAAGGAACTTTCGCTATACTATAtcttaagaaattaataataataataataataaaattgtaaaaataaaaagagaatggAGGTACTAAAAATATGAAACACCCTTATATATATTCAGTTTACAAGttcaaaaataagaaagaaaaatccATATTTATAACAATTAAGAAAATGTAACACATTTAggagtaaaattattttttaaagacaTTTTGTATGAAGGATTAAAAAGACACACTATTATAGTCACCATCTTCACTTGTCTTCTTCCTTGTTCAAAAAAAGATAGATTGATAAACAAATCCAAATTATAGAGAAAACAAAAAATGCAAGCCTTGAAAAACAAGTTGAATGACTGGAAAGCGATGAGCAAGGCCAAGGCTGAAGCCAAGGCCGAGGAGAAGGTAATTTTTAGATCATAAgacaatattttgaaaaataacttaattagacATATATAATGTCTTTgaacataatttaattagatatgATTTATAGGAAGAAATAGATATAGCAAAGACGAGAATAAAAGTTGCTCACGAGGTGAGATTAGCTAAAGAGGCGGATGCCAAAATGGAGCTTCATCTAGCCAAGGCCCAAAAAAAGGTGGAGGAAGATATAACAAAGCACACTGCCAACATTGAAAAGTCGGTCGAAACCATGGCACCAACCGGACCAACTCTTGAAACAACAGACCCTAGGATAGCCACGGCTCGCCCTACTAATAACATTTGGAGCTCTCCCAGTAACAAACACATTTAGGAGGGTTCCTTCCATTTACTTAATTTGTACCCTTAATTGTTACTTAAATCATAtgttagagtttgtggcccgaATTCTTGTTGGGTCAGCGGGCTTTGCCCGCACTGTATGGACTTGTAGTCTTAATGGGTCTAACCCCTTTTCATTTACATCACATTTAGGGTTAGATAATATATAGAGAAGACAGCCGTCTTTTCTCTAGTACAGTTTTATGTTGTCCACCAAAAATCTGTACAATCTTCGTTATAGTGAAATCTTCTCTTCTGCCCGTGGTTTTTCACccgtaaagggttttccacgtaatcttggtgttcgttcttctttatcgcttttatcctcgtttattgtggtttagattctaacaaattggtatcagagccaaatttgtttgttttatttttggtcaTGACCACGATGAAATACGATATTCCGTTGCTGGATCGTAACACCATATTTGCGTTATGGCAAGTGAAGATGCGAGCTATTTTGGCACAGATGGATCTGGAAGATGCGCTATATGGCGCTGACAAGATGTCGTCTTCGTGGACTGATGAAGATAAGCAACGAGCAGATCGTAAGGCTCTATCGCAGATTTATCTGCATCTGTCGAATCAGATTCTTCAAGACTGTTTGAAGGAAAAAACAGCTGCTGCACTCTGACTAAGATTGGAGCAATTATGTATGACGAAAACGCTGACTAACAACCTACACTTGAAGCAACGCTTGTATTCCCAACGTATGTCTGACGGTACGTCTTTAGAAAATCACTTAACTCTTTTTAAAGAAATAGTCTCTGATTTGGAATCTATGGAGGTTAAGTACGATGAAGAAGATTTAGGGCTCATATTATTGTGTTCACTACCTCCTTCGTATACTAAATTTATAGATACCATTCTCTATAGTCGTGAGACTTTGACTCTAAATGAGGTTTATGATGCACTCTTCTCGAAAGAGAAGATGCATAAACTTGTTGGTTCAGATAATATGGCTGAAGGCCTTGTTGCACGAGGCAGACAGCAGGAGAGGTATTCTAGTAGCAATAACCGTGGCAGGTCAAAATCCAAGAACAGAGATAAGACGTGTAGGTACTGCAAGAAGAAAGGTCATATTGTTGTTAAGTGTTATAAGTTacagaataaaaataagagggCTGGTGAGGATCATAAGAGCAATCAACCAGAGAAATATGGCGAAGCTGATGTTGCTGAAAAGTACAATGATGGAGAACTCCTCGTTACGTCTGATATTGATTCGAAATAGAGCGACGAATGGATTCTTGATTCTGGATGCACGTTTCATATGTGTCCTAATCGTGACTGGTTCTCTACATATGAAGTGATCTCTAGAGGTACCGTTGTGATGGGTAATAATGCATCTTGCAGAATTGCTGGTATTGGTACGGTTAGAGTTAAGATGTTTGATGGCACTATTCGAACACTTGGTGATGTAAGGCACGTTCCTGACATGAAGAGAAATATGATCTCATTGAGTATTCTTGATTCTAAAGGGTACAAATACACTGGTGAAGGTGGAGTTGTGAAGGTCAGCAAGGGGTCTCTTGTTGTGATGAAGGGACTCAAGAAAACTGCCAATTTATATGTTCTGCAAGGCTCTACGATTACAGGTGATGTTGCTGTTGCTAGTTCGTCTTTGTCTGATTCTGATGCAACAAGATTATGGCACATGCGTCTAGGTCACATGAGTGAGAATGGCATGGTCGAATTGAACAAGAGAGGGCTTCTTGATGTGCAAGGTATTACGAAGCTGAAGTTTTGTGAACATTGCGTTTTTGGTAAGCAGAAAAGAGTTAGGTTCTCGGCTGGTATTCATAATACGAAGGGGACACTAGACTACATTCATTCTGATTTGTGGGGGCCTTCTAGAGTACCATCTAAAGGTGGGGCGTTCTATATGTTGACTATTATAGATGATTTCTCCAGGAAGGTTTGGACATTCTTTTTGAAACAAAAGAGTGACGTGTTTTCTACCTTTAAAGAGTGGAAGTTAATGATTGAGAAGCAGACAGGGAGGCAAGTGAAGCATCTCCGAACTGATAACGGTTTGGAGTTTTGTTCTAATGAGTTTAATACTTTATGTAGAACTGAAGGTATTGTGAGGCATCATACAGTTCGACATaatcctcaacagaatggagttgtAGAGAGGATGAATAGGACTTTGATGGAGAAGGTGCGTTGTATGCGCCTTAATGCTAGGCTGCCGATGTCGTTTTGGGCTGAGACCACTACGTATGCATGTCATCTCGTTAATCGCTCTCCTTCGACTGCTATTGATAAGAAAACTCCACAAGAGGTATGGACTGGTTCTCCTGCTAGTTATtctgatttaaaaaattttggaTGTCTTGCGTATGCTCATGTGGATAATGGCAAGTTAGAGCCTCGTTCGGTGAAGTGTGTGTTCATAGGGTTCAAGCAAGGTGTGAAGGGATATAAGTTGTGGTGTCCTGAGACTAGTAAAGTCGTcatcagtagagatgttgtttttgatgagacTAGCATGCTTCAGGGGTCTCCATCTTCAACTCCCTCTGAGGGAAATCAACAGAAGTCAAGTATTGAGGTGGAGCTTGAGATTGGGTTGAAACCTACACCAGAGCAAATTCCAGGGCCTATTCCAGTTTCTATGGATGGTTCTAGCTCCTCAGAAGCACCTCCACAACATTCAATTGCTAAAAATAGGCCTCGTAGAGAAATTAGACGCCCTCAGAGATATGCAGAGGCTGATTTAGTTGCGTATGCATTAAATGTGGCTGAAGAGATTgattcagaagaagaacctgtgACATATTCAGAGGAAATTACCTGTGAAAACTCAGGTATGTGGATGATCGCTATGCAGGAAGAGATAGAATCGCTTCACAAGAACGCTACATGGGATCTAGTGAAGTTACCAAAGAGCAAGAAGGCTGTTCGCTGTAAATGGGTGTATAAGAGAAAGGAAGGTACACTGGGAGTTGAAGAAGCCAGGTATAAAGCCAGGCTTGTTGCAAAAGGATATAGTCAAACTCCAGGTGTTGATTTTACTGATGTATTTTCTCCAGTTGTGAAACATAGTTCTATTCGGGCTTTACTAGGTATTGTGGCATACCACGATCTTGAGCTTGAGCAGTtagatgtaaaaactgcattcttaCACGGAGAACTTGAGGAAGACATCTACATGCAGCAACCAGAGGGATTCGTAGCCTTAGGAAAGGAGGACTATGTATGTCAGCTGAAAAAGtctctttatggtttgaaacagtcactgaggcaatggtacaagagaTTTGATACATTTATGACTACTCATGATTTCAGGAGGAGCAATTACGATAGTTGTGTCTACTTTAAAGTATGTGATGATGGGTCGTTCGTTTACCTGTTGTTGTATGTTGACGATATGCTAATTGCCGCTAAAGATCAAAGAGAGGTCAGAAAGGTGAAAGCACAGTTGAGTAacgagtttgagatgaaaaatTTAGGTGCAGCAAAAAAGATGCTTGGAATGGAGATTCTAAGAGATCGACCGGCTGGTAATTTGTACATAAGTCAAAAGAGGTACATCGAGAAAGTCCTTAGTAGGTTTAACATGCAAAGTGCCAAGCCGATAAGTACTCCACTAGCTGCTCATTTTAGACTTTCGTCTTCTTTGTCACCAcagtcagatagtgatgatgattatATGTCGCGAGTGCCATACTCTAGTGTCGTTGGCTCCCTTATGTATGCTATGGTTTGTTCACGACCTGACTTAGCATAtgcagttagtgttgttagtagATATATGGCAAACCCTGGTAAAGAACATTGGAAAGCAGTtcagtggattctcagatactTATGTGGTTCTACTGATGTTTGTTTACAGTTTGGGAAAAGTAGAGATGGAGTTGTCGGTTACGTTGATTCAGATTACGCTAGAGATCTTGATAAGAGAAGATCATTGTCTGGTTACATTTTTTATGTTGGTGGTTGCGCTATTAGTTGGAAGGCTATGTTGCAGGCTacagttgctttgtctactacagaggcagagtacatggcGATTACAGAAGCTTGCAAAGAAGCAATTTGGATGAAAGGCTTGTTTGGCGAACTTAGTGATGATTTGCAGATTTCTACAATCTtttgtgatagccagagtgctatTTTTCTGACAAAAGATCAGATGTTTCATGAGAGgactaagcacattgatgtacGGTATCATTTTGTGCGTGATGTGATTGCTCGTGGTGATATTGTTGTGAGCAAGGTGAGTACACACAATAATCCTGCAGATATGATGACCAAGTCACTTCCTATTACCAAgtttgagcattgcttgaacttGGTTGGTCTTCATTGCTGAGCTATGCCCTTAGGGGCTTTGGTGGAAGAGGTTTGATTTTGTGGTTACGCTATCAAAGATTGGAATTCgtttcaaggtggagattgttagagtttgtggcTCGAATTCTTGTTGGGTCAGCGGGCTTTTTCCGCACTGTATGGACTTGTAGTCTTAATGGGTCTAACCCCTTTTCATTTACATCACATTTAGGGTTAGACAATATATAGAAAAGACAGCCGTCTTTTCTCTAGTACAGTTTTATGTTGTCCACCAAAAATCTGTACAATCTTCGTTATAGTGAAATCTTCTCTTCTGCCCGTAGTTTTTCACccgtaaagggttttccacgtaatcttGGTGTTCGTTCTTCTTTATCGCTTTTATCCTCGTTTATTGTGGTTTAGATTCTAACATCATATGTTACTATTTTTACTTTttgcattaataatataaacttcAATGACTAATCAAATAAATGACATACTTACTATCTAAAAGAAGAAagcataattaaattaagaatgaCATGCATGCAAAGacaactatttaaaatattgaaaaacttAGTTTATTGATAGAAATGATGTCACAAAggacatacatatatatatgaaattacaaaaataaattacataaagaAAATTTAAGGGAAATGGGGAGTGTCTACGGgagggaattggaattggaagaCGAAGCCTCGCCACGGAGTGTCTCCATGGCGATGTTCATTTCCATGATGTGTCGGCTCAGCATGTTGATCACCTCCTCACACTCATTTGCATTGAGAGTGGAGGCCACGACCAACGGTCCGTCACACATGCTTTGGTACATTTTTTGTGTGACCTCCTTCTCCCGGTTTTCTCTCCTCTGCTTCTTCAGCTTCTCTTCAATCTTCTCCAGCCTCTGTTTGGTGAAACTCTCCTGATTCACCATCCTCTTGTTTTGGTCATCTATCGGAAGGCTTCTAAACCTCTCGATAGTCCTTCGAGCACCTGCCTCCGAGGGCCAAACCGTTGGTTGAGGGTCATTGTCGTCATTTATGATGACACACCCCTCAACCCCACATAGGGTGGTTATTTCGTGCATCTTCTTGACCAAGCCAAGCTTCCTTTTCTTGAGTGTAGATTTCCTTGCACTGTTATTGGCAATGAAGGAAAGTTGCACCTTTCTCCTGGTCATAGTATAACAAAAGTGATGAGAAAaggaaacaaatatttatttgtgaaacAATTGGAAGAGGAAATGTGTTTT
It encodes the following:
- the LOC124924916 gene encoding agamous-like MADS-box protein AGL80, whose translation is MTRRKVQLSFIANNSARKSTLKKRKLGLVKKMHEITTLCGVEGCVIINDDNDPQPTVWPSEAGARRTIERFRSLPIDDQNKRMVNQESFTKQRLEKIEEKLKKQRRENREKEVTQKMYQSMCDGPLVVASTLNANECEEVINMLSRHIMEMNIAMETLRGEASSSNSNSLP